ttttatcatttttatgatataggATATTAGTTCTTTGCTGGCTTtcgtttactatttaatttacttattacctactataatgaAAAATTCGATTTATACGTTAAAATGAATTTTACTAAATTACTTACAATTGTTTCAAACAGTGATACTGGAATTAGCTTTttacaacaacataatataatcaaagttAGTGAAGTGTGTGAAAATGACCATATAATGTCCATCAAGGGATCGCGATGGCGATGTCAGAAAAGAAGTTGCCGAAAGGAAAAAGGTTTGAGAATTAATAATTGGCTAACTGGTTCTAGACTACCAATACACACAATTGTCCATTTCATATACTACTGGGCCCGAGAAATGTCTTCAGTAACATTTTGTAAACGTGAACTAAATATGGGACAAAATGCTGTGGTTGATTGGAGTAATTATCTACGTGAGGTATGTGTATGGAAgcttgaaaataatcaaaataaagaaATTGGTGGTCCCGGTCTTTTTGTTGAAATAGATGAAAGTTTATTTGTGCGTAGAAAAAATAATGCTGGGCGTATTCTGCCACAGCAATGGATTTTTGGTGGAATATGTCGGGACACTAAAGCGTGTTTTATAATCAGTGTACCAGATCGATCGGAGAAAACATTGTtacctataatacaaaaatatataagaccAGGCTCAATAATTTTGTCAGATTGTTGGAAAGCTTACAATAATTTGCAGCAAGTGGGATTCAAACATAATACTGTAAACCACACCTACAATTTTGTCGATCCGGACACAGGGGCTCACACCCAACATATTGAGAGGTTGTGGGGTTCTGCTAAATGGGGCAATAAAAAGCGTCGTGGAACTAACAGAAATTTTCTAGAATCATATTTGGCAGAGTTTATGTGGAGAACACGTCTCGGAGAACAAGACGCATTTGAAACTATCCTCAAAGATATTTCCGAATTCTGGCCTCcattataactatacattttttaatttaaactttatactatacatttatatatttaaaactattaaaataaaataaaataatattatacattgaaatatttttttttatttatggagGGGCTATAACAAACAAGTACccaattttcatattaataaattatccataaaaatacctacaaaataattgattagAATTATGTTATCAAAAATGCTGCCCCCCGGCCCCTCCATTTCA
This genomic window from Metopolophium dirhodum isolate CAU chromosome 1, ASM1992520v1, whole genome shotgun sequence contains:
- the LOC132947740 gene encoding uncharacterized protein LOC132947740, producing MNFTKLLTIVSNSDTGISFLQQHNIIKVSEVCENDHIMSIKGSRWRCQKRSCRKEKGLRINNWLTGSRLPIHTIVHFIYYWAREMSSVTFCKRELNMGQNAVVDWSNYLREVCVWKLENNQNKEIGGPGLFVEIDESLFVRRKNNAGRILPQQWIFGGICRDTKACFIISVPDRSEKTLLPIIQKYIRPGSIILSDCWKAYNNLQQVGFKHNTVNHTYNFVDPDTGAHTQHIERLWGSAKWGNKKRRGTNRNFLESYLAEFMWRTRLGEQDAFETILKDISEFWPPL